Proteins from a genomic interval of Massilia sp. KIM:
- the grpE gene encoding nucleotide exchange factor GrpE has translation MQDQESKEVTNQPEAEQPGAAAAEAPAAETISTGGPNLEEQLSATEAKLAEMHDAFMRAKADAENIRRRAQEDVSKAHKFAIESFAEAMVPVRDSLEMALKVESQTVEAIREGVEMTLKQLTSAFEKNRLIEVMPQPGEKLDPNKHQAVAVVPSEQDPNTVVTVLQKGYMIADRLLRPAIVTAAAPK, from the coding sequence ATGCAAGACCAAGAAAGCAAAGAGGTGACGAACCAGCCGGAGGCCGAGCAGCCCGGCGCCGCCGCCGCTGAAGCCCCTGCTGCTGAAACCATCAGCACCGGTGGCCCGAATCTCGAAGAACAGCTGAGCGCTACCGAAGCCAAGCTGGCCGAGATGCACGACGCCTTCATGCGTGCCAAGGCCGACGCCGAGAACATCCGCCGCCGCGCCCAGGAAGATGTGAGCAAGGCCCACAAGTTCGCCATCGAAAGCTTCGCCGAGGCCATGGTGCCGGTGCGCGACAGCCTGGAAATGGCCCTGAAGGTCGAAAGCCAGACCGTGGAAGCCATCCGCGAAGGCGTGGAAATGACCCTCAAGCAGCTCACTTCCGCCTTCGAGAAGAACCGCCTGATCGAAGTGATGCCCCAGCCGGGCGAGAAACTCGACCCGAACAAGCACCAGGCCGTGGCCGTGGTGCCGTCCGAGCAGGACCCCAATACGGTCGTGACCGTCCTCCAGAAGGGCTATATGATCGCCGACCGCCTGCTGCGTCCGGCCATCGTCACCGCCGCAGCGCCGAAGTAA
- the dnaK gene encoding molecular chaperone DnaK, which yields MGRIIGIDLGTTNSCVAIMENGQPKVIENAEGARTTPSIIAYQEDGEILVGAPAKRQAVTNPKNTLFAVKRLIGRKFTEKEVQKDIGLMPYQILQADNGDAWVGVRDKKLAPPQISAEILRKMKKTAEDYLGEAVTEAVITVPAYFNDSQRQATKDAGRIAGLDVKRIINEPTAAALAFGLDKTDKGDRKIAVYDLGGGTFDVSIIEIADVEGEKQFEVLATNGDTFLGGEDFDQRVIDYIIDEFKKINGLDLSKDPIALQRIKASAERAKIELSSSQQTEINEPYIAMANGAPVHLNLKITRAKLEALVEELIAKTIEPCRVAIKDAGVKVSDIDDIILVGGMTRMPKVQEKVKEFFGKEPRKDVNPDEAVAVGAAIQGSVLSGERKDLLLLDVTPLSLGIETLGGVMTKMIHKNTTIPTKFSQVFSTADDNQPAVTIKVYQGEREIAAGNKALGEFNLEGIPPAPRGTPQIEVTFDIDANGILHVSAKDKATGKENKITIKANSGLSEEEIQKMVKDAELNAEEDKKVKELAEARNQGDALVHSTRKSLTEYGDKLDAGEKEKIEAAIADLEGSLKAGDKADIDAKVAALSTAAQKLGEKMYADMQAQQAGAAGAAGGQQAGGAEAPKQDDDVVDADFKEVKDAK from the coding sequence ATGGGCAGAATCATTGGTATCGACCTGGGAACCACTAACTCCTGCGTCGCGATCATGGAAAACGGCCAGCCGAAGGTGATCGAGAATGCCGAAGGCGCGCGTACCACTCCTTCGATCATCGCTTATCAGGAAGACGGTGAGATCCTCGTTGGCGCCCCGGCGAAACGCCAGGCCGTGACTAATCCGAAGAACACCCTGTTCGCGGTGAAGCGCCTGATCGGCCGCAAATTCACCGAGAAGGAAGTGCAGAAGGACATCGGCCTGATGCCCTACCAGATCCTGCAAGCCGACAACGGCGACGCCTGGGTCGGCGTGCGCGACAAGAAGCTGGCTCCGCCGCAGATCTCGGCCGAGATCCTGCGCAAGATGAAGAAGACCGCCGAGGACTACCTGGGCGAAGCCGTGACCGAAGCCGTGATCACCGTGCCGGCCTACTTCAACGACTCGCAGCGCCAGGCGACCAAGGACGCCGGCCGCATCGCGGGCCTGGACGTCAAACGCATCATCAACGAGCCGACCGCGGCCGCGCTGGCCTTCGGCCTGGACAAGACCGACAAGGGCGACCGCAAGATCGCCGTGTATGACCTGGGCGGCGGCACCTTCGACGTCTCGATCATCGAGATCGCCGACGTCGAAGGCGAGAAGCAGTTCGAAGTGCTGGCCACCAACGGCGACACCTTCCTGGGCGGCGAAGACTTCGACCAGCGCGTGATCGACTACATCATCGACGAGTTCAAGAAGATCAACGGCCTCGACCTGTCGAAGGACCCGATCGCCCTGCAGCGCATCAAGGCCTCGGCCGAGCGCGCCAAGATCGAGCTGTCGTCCTCGCAGCAGACCGAGATCAACGAGCCCTACATCGCGATGGCGAACGGCGCGCCGGTCCACCTGAACCTGAAGATCACCCGCGCCAAGCTGGAAGCCCTGGTCGAGGAACTGATCGCCAAGACCATCGAACCCTGCCGCGTGGCGATCAAGGACGCTGGCGTCAAGGTCTCGGACATCGACGACATCATCCTGGTCGGCGGCATGACCCGCATGCCGAAGGTGCAGGAGAAGGTCAAGGAGTTCTTCGGCAAGGAGCCGCGCAAGGACGTGAACCCGGACGAAGCCGTGGCCGTGGGCGCTGCGATCCAGGGTTCGGTGCTGTCGGGCGAGCGCAAGGACCTGCTGCTGCTGGACGTGACCCCGCTGTCGCTGGGCATCGAGACCCTGGGTGGCGTGATGACCAAGATGATCCACAAGAACACCACGATCCCGACCAAGTTCTCGCAGGTGTTCTCGACCGCCGACGACAACCAGCCGGCCGTGACCATCAAGGTCTACCAGGGCGAGCGTGAGATCGCCGCGGGCAACAAGGCGCTGGGCGAGTTCAACCTCGAAGGCATCCCGCCGGCTCCGCGTGGCACCCCGCAGATCGAAGTGACCTTCGACATCGACGCCAACGGCATCCTGCACGTGAGCGCGAAGGACAAGGCCACCGGCAAGGAAAACAAGATCACCATCAAGGCCAACTCGGGCCTGTCGGAAGAAGAAATCCAGAAGATGGTGAAGGACGCCGAGCTGAACGCGGAAGAGGACAAGAAGGTCAAGGAACTGGCCGAAGCCCGCAACCAGGGCGACGCGCTGGTACACTCGACCCGCAAGTCCCTGACCGAGTACGGCGACAAGCTGGACGCCGGCGAGAAGGAAAAGATCGAAGCCGCGATCGCCGACCTGGAAGGCTCGCTGAAGGCCGGCGACAAGGCCGACATCGACGCCAAGGTCGCCGCCCTCTCGACCGCCGCCCAGAAGCTCGGCGAGAAGATGTACGCCGACATGCAGGCGCAGCAGGCAGGCGCCGCGGGCGCGGCAGGCGGCCAGCAGGCTGGTGGCGCGGAAGCGCCCAAGCAGGACGACGACGTGGTCGACGCCGACTTCAAGGAAGTCAAGGACGCCAAGTAA
- the dnaJ gene encoding molecular chaperone DnaJ, which translates to MAKRDFYEILGVAKGASEDDIKKAYRKLAMKYHPDRNPDNKEAEEKFKEVKEAYEMLTNPEKREAYDRFGHAGVDPNSGMGGGFGAGGFGDAFGDIFGDIFGGGRGRSSGPQVYRGADLRYNLEITLEQAAHGYDTTIRVPSWDKCDTCHGSGAKPGTSPVTCTTCAGHGQVRMQQGFFSIQQTCPKCHGSGKIIPEPCAACAGAGRIKRNKTLEVKIPAGIDNGMRIRSSGNGEPGTNGGPPGDLYVEIHIKPHPVFQREGDDLHCEMPISFSKAALGGEIEVPTLTGKVSFTVPEGTQTGKTFRLKGKGIKGVRSGYTGDLFCHVVVETPVKLTDKQKDLLREFDRLTNEGGSKHSPQSKGWMDKVKDFFE; encoded by the coding sequence ATGGCAAAGCGTGATTTTTACGAGATCCTCGGGGTCGCCAAAGGCGCGTCGGAAGACGACATCAAGAAGGCGTATCGCAAGCTGGCGATGAAATACCACCCCGACCGCAATCCTGACAACAAGGAAGCGGAGGAGAAGTTCAAGGAGGTGAAGGAAGCCTATGAGATGCTGACCAACCCGGAGAAACGCGAGGCCTACGACCGCTTCGGTCACGCCGGCGTGGACCCGAACAGCGGCATGGGCGGAGGCTTCGGCGCGGGCGGCTTCGGCGACGCGTTCGGCGACATCTTCGGCGACATCTTCGGAGGCGGCCGCGGCCGCAGCTCGGGTCCCCAGGTCTACCGTGGCGCCGACCTGCGCTACAACCTCGAGATCACGCTGGAGCAGGCGGCCCACGGCTACGACACCACGATCCGGGTGCCGAGCTGGGACAAGTGCGACACCTGCCACGGCAGCGGCGCCAAGCCGGGCACCTCGCCGGTGACCTGCACCACCTGCGCCGGCCACGGCCAGGTGCGCATGCAGCAGGGCTTCTTCAGCATCCAGCAGACCTGCCCCAAGTGCCACGGCAGCGGCAAGATCATTCCGGAACCCTGCGCGGCCTGCGCCGGCGCCGGCCGCATCAAGCGCAACAAGACCCTGGAAGTGAAGATCCCGGCCGGCATCGACAACGGCATGCGGATCCGCTCCTCGGGCAACGGCGAGCCGGGCACCAACGGCGGGCCGCCGGGCGACCTGTACGTGGAGATCCACATCAAGCCGCATCCGGTTTTCCAGCGCGAGGGCGACGACCTGCACTGCGAGATGCCGATCTCGTTCTCGAAGGCCGCCCTGGGCGGCGAGATCGAGGTCCCGACCCTGACCGGCAAGGTCTCGTTCACGGTGCCCGAAGGCACCCAGACCGGCAAGACCTTCCGCCTCAAGGGCAAGGGCATCAAGGGCGTGCGCTCGGGCTACACGGGCGACCTGTTCTGCCACGTGGTGGTCGAGACCCCGGTCAAGCTCACCGACAAGCAGAAGGACCTGCTGCGCGAGTTCGACCGCCTGACCAACGAGGGCGGTTCCAAGCACAGCCCGCAGAGCAAGGGCTGGATGGACAAGGTGAAGGACTTCTTCGAGTAA
- a CDS encoding DNA alkylation repair protein, giving the protein MPDTDLSLAFAERLLPLADANRAAGMRAYMQGKFAFVGVPTPARRGAVKDLIAAHPQEAEALLDTAEALWRRPERELRYAAIDLLRQHVRALGPAQLPALQGWLVRDSWWDTVDGLTAVIGRILLARREARALMDEWIAHPDFWVRRAAMLHQLGWRLQTDTARLEDHALRLAGEQEFFIRKAIGWALRDYARWDPTFVADFLAQAGETLSPLTRREAAKHL; this is encoded by the coding sequence ATGCCCGACACCGACCTTTCCCTCGCCTTCGCCGAGCGCCTGCTGCCCCTGGCCGACGCCAACCGGGCGGCCGGCATGCGCGCCTACATGCAGGGCAAGTTCGCCTTCGTCGGCGTGCCCACGCCGGCGCGGCGCGGCGCCGTGAAGGACCTGATCGCGGCGCATCCGCAGGAGGCCGAGGCCTTGCTGGACACGGCCGAGGCCTTGTGGCGCCGTCCGGAACGCGAGCTGCGCTACGCCGCCATCGACCTGCTGCGCCAGCACGTCCGGGCGCTCGGTCCCGCGCAGCTGCCGGCCTTGCAGGGCTGGCTGGTGCGCGACAGCTGGTGGGACACGGTGGACGGCCTGACGGCGGTGATCGGGCGCATTTTGCTGGCCAGGCGCGAGGCCAGGGCGCTGATGGACGAATGGATCGCGCATCCGGACTTCTGGGTGCGGCGCGCCGCCATGCTGCACCAGCTGGGCTGGCGCCTGCAGACCGACACGGCGCGCCTCGAGGACCATGCGCTGCGCCTGGCGGGCGAGCAGGAATTCTTCATCCGCAAGGCGATCGGCTGGGCCCTGCGCGACTACGCGCGCTGGGACCCGACCTTCGTCGCGGATTTCCTGGCCCAGGCGGGGGAAACACTGTCGCCGCTGACCCGCCGCGAAGCGGCGAAACACCTGTAA
- the can gene encoding carbonate dehydratase, with product MTNKTTGLTADELFERNRNWAASMVEKDPNFFKALSEQQAPEYLWIGCSDSRVPANELLGMAPGELFVHRNIANVVVHSDLNCLSVLQFAIDVLKVKHIIICGHYGCSGVHAALTDGRVGLADNWLGHVRDVREKHGKYLGAVTGRAATNRLVELNVAQQVINVAQTTIVRDAWERGQPLTIHSWVYGVHDGLLRDLGITVKSFEEIEPKLQHVLEGYAAKDAVSADAA from the coding sequence ATGACCAACAAGACGACGGGATTGACTGCGGACGAGCTGTTCGAGCGCAATCGCAACTGGGCTGCCTCGATGGTGGAGAAGGACCCCAACTTCTTCAAGGCGCTGTCGGAGCAGCAGGCTCCCGAATACCTGTGGATCGGCTGCTCGGACAGCCGCGTGCCGGCCAACGAGCTGCTGGGCATGGCCCCGGGCGAGCTGTTCGTGCACCGTAACATCGCCAACGTGGTGGTCCACTCCGACCTGAACTGCCTGAGCGTGCTGCAGTTCGCGATCGACGTCCTGAAGGTCAAGCACATCATCATCTGCGGCCACTACGGCTGCTCGGGCGTGCACGCGGCGCTGACGGACGGCCGCGTGGGCCTGGCCGACAACTGGCTGGGCCACGTGCGCGACGTGCGCGAGAAGCACGGCAAGTACCTGGGCGCCGTCACCGGCCGCGCCGCGACCAACCGCCTGGTGGAGCTGAACGTGGCCCAGCAGGTGATCAACGTGGCCCAGACCACCATCGTGCGCGACGCGTGGGAACGCGGGCAGCCGCTGACCATTCACAGCTGGGTCTATGGCGTGCACGACGGCCTGCTGCGCGACCTGGGCATCACGGTCAAGAGCTTCGAGGAGATCGAGCCCAAGCTGCAGCACGTGCTGGAAGGTTACGCGGCGAAGGACGCCGTGTCAGCGGACGCCGCGTGA
- a CDS encoding nucleotide pyrophosphohydrolase yields MSTDAPEGEPRGELAQLRALVREFVDERDWDQFHTPKNLASALTVEAAELLEHFQWLQHGRPEELGEAKLEQVRHEMADVLVYLVRLADKLDVDLMAAVQEKMVLNRAKYPADQVRGDARKYYEYKK; encoded by the coding sequence GTGAGCACGGACGCGCCCGAGGGCGAGCCCAGGGGCGAGCTGGCCCAGCTGCGCGCCCTGGTGCGCGAGTTCGTGGACGAGCGCGACTGGGACCAGTTCCACACGCCCAAGAACCTCGCCTCCGCGCTGACGGTGGAAGCGGCGGAACTGCTGGAGCACTTCCAGTGGCTGCAGCATGGGCGGCCCGAGGAGCTGGGCGAGGCCAAGCTGGAACAGGTGCGCCACGAGATGGCCGACGTGCTGGTCTACCTGGTGCGCCTGGCCGACAAGCTCGACGTCGACCTGATGGCGGCGGTGCAGGAAAAGATGGTGCTCAACCGCGCGAAGTATCCGGCCGATCAGGTGCGGGGAGACGCGCGCAAGTATTACGAGTACAAGAAGTAG
- a CDS encoding NAD-dependent succinate-semialdehyde dehydrogenase has protein sequence MLNLKDPSLLRQQAYIDGAWCDAGNGETVPVVNPATGEQLGTVPHMGAAETRRAIEAADAAWPAWRKKTAKERAAILRAWNDLMLENADDLALLMTAEQGKPLAESKGEISYAAAFFEWFGEEAKRIAGETLQSPWPDRRMVVTKEPVGVCAAITPWNFPAAMITRKVAPALAAGCPIVVKPAELTPFSALALAVLAERAGVPKGVFNIVTGDSKAIGGEMCANPLVRKLSFTGSTPVGRLLMEQCAPTVKKISLELGGNAPFIVFDDADLDAAVEGAIASKYRNMGQTCVCANRIYVQSGVYEEFARKLAEAVGKLKVGNGVEPGVNQGPLIEEKAVRKVEQHIEDALSKGARLVYGGKRHELGHTFFQPTVLLDVTPDMLVAKEETFGPVAPLLRFETEDEVIALANASEFGLASYFYSRDIGRVWRVAEAIESGMVGVNTGLISTEVAPFGGVKQSGMGREGSVHGMDDYLVMKYLCIGGI, from the coding sequence ATGCTGAACCTGAAAGACCCTTCCCTGCTGCGCCAGCAAGCCTATATCGATGGCGCCTGGTGCGACGCCGGCAACGGCGAGACCGTCCCGGTGGTGAACCCCGCCACCGGCGAACAGCTCGGCACTGTGCCGCACATGGGCGCGGCCGAGACCCGCCGCGCCATCGAGGCCGCCGACGCCGCCTGGCCGGCCTGGCGCAAGAAGACCGCCAAGGAGCGCGCCGCCATCCTGCGCGCCTGGAACGACCTGATGCTGGAGAACGCCGACGACCTGGCGCTCCTGATGACCGCCGAGCAGGGCAAGCCGCTGGCGGAATCCAAGGGCGAGATCAGCTACGCCGCCGCGTTTTTCGAGTGGTTCGGCGAGGAAGCCAAGCGCATCGCGGGCGAGACCCTGCAATCGCCATGGCCGGACCGCCGCATGGTCGTGACCAAGGAACCGGTGGGCGTGTGCGCCGCCATCACGCCCTGGAATTTCCCGGCCGCGATGATCACCCGCAAGGTGGCCCCTGCCCTGGCGGCCGGCTGCCCGATCGTGGTGAAACCCGCCGAGCTGACCCCCTTCTCGGCCCTGGCCCTGGCCGTGCTGGCCGAACGCGCCGGCGTGCCCAAGGGCGTGTTCAACATCGTCACCGGCGACTCCAAGGCGATCGGCGGCGAGATGTGCGCCAATCCGCTGGTGCGCAAGCTGAGCTTCACCGGCTCGACGCCGGTGGGCCGCCTGCTGATGGAGCAGTGCGCGCCGACCGTCAAGAAGATCTCGCTGGAGCTGGGCGGCAATGCGCCCTTCATCGTATTCGACGACGCCGACCTCGACGCCGCGGTCGAGGGTGCGATCGCCTCCAAGTACCGCAACATGGGGCAGACCTGCGTGTGCGCCAACCGCATCTACGTGCAGAGCGGCGTGTACGAGGAGTTCGCGCGCAAGCTGGCCGAGGCGGTGGGCAAGCTCAAGGTCGGCAACGGCGTGGAGCCGGGCGTGAACCAGGGGCCGCTGATCGAAGAAAAAGCGGTGCGCAAGGTCGAGCAGCACATCGAGGATGCCTTGTCCAAGGGCGCCCGGCTGGTCTACGGCGGCAAGCGCCACGAACTGGGGCACACCTTCTTCCAGCCCACCGTGCTGCTCGACGTGACGCCGGACATGCTGGTGGCCAAGGAAGAGACCTTCGGGCCGGTGGCGCCGCTGCTGCGCTTCGAGACCGAGGACGAGGTGATCGCGCTGGCGAATGCGAGCGAGTTCGGGCTGGCTTCCTACTTCTATTCGCGCGACATCGGGCGTGTGTGGCGCGTGGCCGAGGCGATCGAGAGCGGGATGGTGGGCGTGAACACTGGACTGATCTCGACCGAGGTGGCGCCCTTCGGCGGCGTGAAGCAATCGGGCATGGGGCGCGAAGGCTCGGTGCACGGGATGGACGATTATCTCGTCATGAAGTACCTGTGCATTGGGGGGATCTGA
- a CDS encoding amidohydrolase — protein sequence MKRLLTALLAAPLLAAPQLQASELSKAVARDYDAHLGALFDHFHRNPELSFLETKTAARLAQELRAAGFEVTEGVGGTGVVAILKNGPGPLVMMRADMDGLPMLEKSGLPNASTATQKDMEGNVVPVAHSCGHDVHITSLVGTARRMAQDRKAWSGTLMLVGQPAEERIGGALAMMKDGLYQRFGKPDYALAFHVKADMAAGKVHASEVSPYSGADTVEILIKGVGAHGAQPHRSKDPIVLGSLIVVGLQTIVSRELGPREPGLITVGSFHGGTKANIIGDNARLQLTVRSESAATRKLLLDGIRRMAENTARAVGMREDELPEVKLVDNPTPPVLNNVELVRRLRAAWTRDMGREAIGEEEFREGMGSEDFPQFVSDPLIPSVYFTVGGTAREDIAASKAGKLTLPTHHSPLFKILPAPAVTTGVEATVVALQDLMRKK from the coding sequence ATGAAACGTCTGCTGACCGCCCTCCTTGCCGCGCCCCTGCTCGCCGCTCCCCAACTGCAGGCGTCCGAACTGTCCAAGGCTGTCGCCCGCGACTACGACGCCCACCTGGGCGCCCTGTTCGACCACTTCCACCGCAATCCCGAGCTGTCCTTCCTCGAAACGAAGACGGCGGCGCGGCTGGCGCAGGAATTGCGCGCCGCCGGCTTCGAGGTCACCGAGGGCGTGGGCGGCACCGGCGTGGTGGCGATCCTGAAGAATGGGCCTGGCCCGCTGGTCATGATGCGGGCCGACATGGACGGCCTGCCGATGCTGGAAAAGTCCGGCCTGCCGAACGCCTCCACCGCGACCCAGAAGGACATGGAAGGCAATGTGGTGCCGGTGGCCCACTCCTGCGGGCACGACGTGCACATCACCAGCCTGGTGGGCACGGCGCGCCGCATGGCCCAGGACCGCAAAGCCTGGTCGGGGACCCTGATGCTGGTCGGCCAGCCGGCCGAGGAGCGCATCGGCGGCGCGCTGGCGATGATGAAGGACGGCCTCTACCAGCGCTTCGGCAAGCCGGACTACGCGCTGGCCTTCCACGTGAAGGCCGACATGGCTGCCGGCAAGGTGCACGCCTCCGAGGTCTCGCCCTATTCGGGCGCGGACACGGTCGAGATCCTGATCAAGGGCGTGGGCGCGCACGGGGCCCAGCCGCATCGCAGCAAGGACCCGATCGTGCTTGGTTCGCTGATCGTGGTCGGCCTGCAGACCATCGTCAGCCGCGAACTCGGCCCGCGCGAGCCGGGCCTGATCACGGTCGGTTCTTTCCACGGCGGCACCAAGGCCAACATCATCGGCGACAACGCACGCCTGCAACTGACGGTGCGCAGCGAAAGCGCGGCCACCCGCAAGCTGCTGCTGGACGGGATCCGGCGCATGGCCGAGAACACCGCGCGCGCGGTCGGCATGCGCGAGGACGAGCTGCCCGAGGTGAAGCTGGTCGACAACCCGACCCCGCCGGTGCTCAACAACGTGGAGCTGGTGCGGCGCCTGCGCGCGGCCTGGACCCGCGACATGGGCCGCGAGGCGATCGGCGAGGAAGAGTTCCGCGAAGGCATGGGCTCGGAAGACTTCCCGCAGTTCGTCAGCGACCCGCTCATCCCGAGCGTGTATTTCACCGTGGGCGGCACGGCGCGCGAGGACATCGCGGCCAGCAAGGCGGGCAAGCTGACGCTCCCGACCCACCACAGCCCGCTCTTCAAGATCCTGCCGGCGCCGGCCGTCACCACCGGCGTGGAAGCGACCGTAGTCGCGCTGCAGGACTTGATGCGCAAGAAGTGA
- a CDS encoding gamma-glutamyl-gamma-aminobutyrate hydrolase family protein → MRPLVIVPACTRDFGEHPYHAAQHKYVDAVVLGADCAPMILPSLGASLDLETMFGLIDGIMLTGSASNVHPSYYSEEVLDPSLPQDPARDQTTLPLIREAVKRGVPIIAICRGFQEMNVALGGSLHQAVQAVPGKFDHRENPELGMDEQYGDAHRVRLTEGGFLRGILEADEIPVNSLHGQGVNEIAPCLTVEAVAEDGLVEAFTVKDSPGFTLAVQWHPEWRIQHNPYSMKMFGAFGQACRAYREQRRSRG, encoded by the coding sequence ATGCGCCCCCTCGTCATCGTCCCCGCGTGCACGCGTGATTTCGGCGAACATCCGTACCACGCGGCGCAGCACAAGTATGTCGACGCCGTCGTGCTCGGAGCCGACTGCGCCCCCATGATCCTGCCTTCGCTTGGCGCGTCGCTCGATCTGGAGACCATGTTCGGGCTGATCGACGGCATCATGCTCACCGGTTCCGCTTCCAACGTCCATCCGAGCTACTACTCGGAAGAGGTGCTCGACCCCAGCCTGCCGCAAGACCCCGCGCGCGACCAGACCACGCTGCCGCTGATCCGCGAAGCGGTCAAGCGCGGCGTGCCGATCATCGCGATCTGCCGCGGCTTCCAGGAGATGAACGTGGCGCTGGGCGGCAGCCTGCACCAGGCGGTGCAGGCGGTGCCGGGCAAGTTCGACCACCGCGAGAACCCCGAGCTGGGCATGGACGAGCAGTACGGCGACGCGCACCGGGTCAGGCTGACCGAGGGCGGATTCCTGCGCGGCATCCTGGAAGCCGACGAGATCCCCGTGAACTCGCTGCATGGCCAGGGCGTGAACGAGATCGCGCCCTGCCTGACGGTCGAGGCGGTGGCCGAGGACGGCCTGGTCGAAGCCTTCACGGTGAAGGACTCGCCCGGCTTCACGCTGGCGGTCCAGTGGCACCCCGAGTGGCGTATCCAGCACAATCCCTATTCGATGAAGATGTTCGGCGCGTTCGGGCAAGCCTGCCGCGCCTATCGAGAACAGCGCCGGAGCCGAGGATGA
- a CDS encoding glutamine synthetase family protein, producing MAIREHFSYTDMEEWLNAKRVTEIECLVPDLTGVARGKILPRVKFTEDRGMRLPEVVLGMTVTGNTPERDDAYNRAISATDRDMILKPDPTTITMVPWAVDPTAQVIHDCFFADGSPVDFAPRSVLRRVLKLYAERGWKPLVAPELEFYLTAKNIDPDLPLASPIGRSGRAETSRQVYSIDAVNEFDPLFEDIYDYCDTMNLDVDTLIHEIGAGQMEINFQHGDPLGLADKVFYFKRTLREAALKHDMYATFMAKPMEGEPGSAMHVHQSVVDAKTGRNIFSNEDGSPSKLFHQYIGGLQRYMPSAMAIVAPYVNSYRRIVRHTAAPINLQWGMDNRTVGFRVPVSGAQDRRVENRVIGADANPYLALAVTLACGYLGMTGQVEPSAMVEGSAYDMPVELPQGLSEAITLLRREDRLRDALGERFIDVYSAVKDLEHQEFMRVISPWEREHLLLHV from the coding sequence ATGGCTATCCGCGAACATTTCAGTTATACCGACATGGAAGAGTGGCTCAATGCGAAGCGAGTCACCGAAATCGAATGCCTGGTCCCCGACCTGACCGGCGTCGCCCGCGGCAAGATCCTGCCGCGCGTGAAATTCACCGAGGATCGCGGCATGCGCCTGCCCGAGGTGGTGCTGGGCATGACCGTCACCGGCAACACGCCGGAGCGCGACGACGCCTATAACCGCGCCATCTCGGCCACCGACCGCGACATGATCCTGAAGCCCGACCCGACCACCATCACCATGGTGCCGTGGGCGGTGGACCCGACCGCCCAGGTCATCCACGACTGCTTCTTCGCCGACGGCAGCCCGGTCGACTTCGCCCCGCGCAGCGTGCTGCGGCGCGTGCTCAAGCTGTATGCGGAGCGCGGCTGGAAGCCGCTGGTCGCGCCCGAGCTCGAGTTCTACCTGACCGCCAAGAACATCGACCCCGACCTGCCGCTGGCCTCGCCCATCGGCCGCAGCGGGCGCGCCGAGACCAGCCGCCAGGTCTACAGCATCGACGCGGTCAACGAATTCGATCCGCTGTTCGAGGATATCTACGACTACTGCGACACCATGAACCTCGACGTCGACACCCTGATCCACGAGATCGGCGCCGGGCAAATGGAGATCAACTTCCAGCATGGCGACCCGCTCGGCCTGGCCGACAAGGTGTTCTACTTCAAGCGCACCCTGCGCGAAGCCGCGCTCAAGCACGACATGTACGCCACCTTCATGGCCAAGCCGATGGAAGGCGAGCCCGGCTCGGCGATGCACGTGCACCAGAGCGTGGTCGACGCCAAAACCGGGCGCAACATCTTCAGCAACGAGGACGGTTCGCCATCGAAGCTGTTCCACCAGTACATCGGCGGCCTGCAGCGCTACATGCCGTCGGCGATGGCCATCGTCGCTCCCTACGTCAACTCCTACCGCCGCATCGTGCGCCACACGGCCGCGCCGATCAACCTCCAGTGGGGCATGGACAACCGCACCGTGGGCTTCCGGGTGCCGGTGTCCGGGGCCCAGGACCGGCGCGTCGAGAACCGAGTCATCGGCGCCGACGCCAACCCCTATCTCGCCCTGGCAGTGACCCTGGCCTGCGGCTACCTTGGCATGACTGGGCAAGTCGAGCCTTCGGCGATGGTCGAAGGCAGCGCCTACGACATGCCGGTCGAGCTGCCCCAGGGCCTGTCCGAGGCCATCACCCTGCTGCGTCGCGAGGACCGCCTGCGCGACGCGCTGGGCGAGCGCTTCATCGACGTGTATTCGGCGGTGAAGGACCTCGAGCACCAGGAATTCATGCGTGTCATCAGCCCGTGGGAGCGCGAGCACCTGCTGCTGCACGTCTGA